The segment GATGCATTGCATCGTAGTTTGCTCGATAGTCGTCTGAATCTGTATTCAGCAAGGACTTGAGTCGTGCCATAATTGCCTCGCTTAACGGGTTTCTTCAAACAGTTCACGACCAATCAGCATCCGCCGGATTTCGGAAGTGCCGGCACCGATCTCATAAAGCTTGGCATCTCGTAATAGTCGGCCAGTGGGATATTCGTTGATATAACCATTACCACCGAGAATCTGGATGGCATCTAAAGCCATTTGGGTGGCTTTTTCTGCGCAATAGAGAATGATACCCGCTGCATCCTTACGAGTGGTTTCACCCCGGTCACAGGCGGCAGCTACGGCATAAAGATAAGCGCGACAAGCATTAAGGGTGGTATACATATCCGCCAGTTTGCCCTGGATCAACTGAAACTCACCAATGGCTTGGCCAAACTGCTTACGTTCATGAACATAGGGCACCACGATATCCATGCAGGCTTGCATAATGCCCACAGGGCCTGCAGCTAAAACGACCCGCTCATAATCCAAGCCACTCATCAATACCTTAACGCCTTCGTTAAGCTTGCCAAGAATATTGGCGGTAGGCACTTTGCAGTTATCAAATACCAGCTCGCAGGTATTCGAGCCGCGCATCCCTAACTTATCCAGCTTCTGAGCCTGGCTAAACCCAGGAGTATTCCGTTCAACAATGAAAGCAGAGATTCCTTTTGAGCCTTTATCGGGTGCAGTTTTCGCGTAAATCACATAGGTGTGGGCATCGGGGCCGTTGGTGATCCACATTTTGGTGCCATTTAAAATAAAGTGATCACCTTCCTGCTTGGCTTTGAGCTGCATACTCACTACATCGGAGCCAGCACCAGGCTCACTCATGGCTAGGGCGCCAATATGCTCACCGGAAATTAATTTAGGCAGGTATTTCGCTTTTTGCTCTTCCGTACCATTACGTCGAATTTGGTTAACGCAGAGGTTGGAGTGAGCGCCGTAGCTGAGTCCCACTGAAGCAGACGCTCGTGAAATTTCCTCCATCGCCAAAGCATGGGCTAAATACCCCATGCCACTGCCACCTAGGGACTCTTCAACAGTAATGCCCAGCAGACCCAACTCACCAAGTTTGGGCCAAAGGCTGTTAGGGAAGGCATTATCGCGATCGATATCCGCGGCGAGAGGAGCAATCTTAGTTTGAGCAAATTGATGGATTTGCTGGCGGAGAATATCCAGGGTTTCACCCAGATTAAAATTAAGGCTGTGGTACACAATGCTCATGTTTAAATACCCTTACATTTCAAGAAAGTACGAATACTTTTTGCTTTTTATTTAGAGCACATCACTGTGCTAAGGAAGGCTGTCGCAAAAACTAGCGGACATGGGGTAACGGGATGTTCTGTAGCTGCGACAAGGAAGTCGCTTTAGCTCTTGATGGGCCAGGGATGGCACTTCAAGAGCGGCGGAAGAATATCCTGTTATTCCATATTGGACACTAGACTTATTTTCAACACCCTTTCGCGACTCCCTCAAGGGGGATAGGAGGGGCGGGGGTTCTGTAACTGCGATATGATATCGCTTTAGCACAAGAGGCCAGGGATGGCCTTCCTTGTGCGGTGGAAGAATGCCCGACTTTCCTATACTTAAACGCTTACTCTGAATGGTTTTCATTGCTACTGTGAAGAATCAGTACTTTTTAATGCATCCAAGCAGCGTTGCTCTGCTGTATCTAATTCCTGCTGTAGTGCTGCAATATCCTTAAATTGCTGGTTAAGCTGCTGGCGTTTAGCGGCAATCTTGTCCAGTAAGGCTTGGATTTGCTTGATATTGCTGGAGCCAGGTGTGTACATCTCAATCAGTTCCTGACACTCATCCAGGCTAAAGCCCAGCCGCTTGCCACGCAGAATCAGCTTTAAATGAACACGATCTTTATTGCTATAAACCCGGACTTGTCCTTGCCGCATAGGCATTAGCAGCCCTTTATCCTCATAAAAGCGAATAGTGCGGGTGGTTACCGCAAACTCCTTAGCAAGCTCAGAAATACTATAAGTAGTAGACATAAAGGTTATTCCAAAACCTATACAGCAGGCAGTGCTTAACACATGACTATATTGAATTAGAATATAGATTACCTTTACGTAAACGTAAAGTGTCGGTTCATAAAAAACTGATTGAGTAATGTATTTTTTAGATGGCTGGCTGGTGATCTATCGCTTCACATAAATCCAGGATACAGCAACGCATCCATACATTTGCAGAGTCTTCATCAGTACTCTCATGCCAGTAGAGGTGTACCTCCATGGTAGGGAACTCCTCAAAGGGTAAAGGCAAAATACGAATATTTTGTTGGGCTCGGGCAAAGCGTTCTGGAACCGTCATCGCCAGATCTGACTTGCGAATGACTAAAGGCGCTACTAAATAGTGTTGGGCAGTGAATACTACGTTTCGCTGAATACCTAAGCGACCTAACACGGTGTCAACTTCATCAGCCTGACCAAAGCGGGGCAAAATTTGTATGTGGTTAAGCTCCAGATAGTGGTCTAACGATAGTCCGCCATTATTCAAGACAGGGTGGCCCTCCCTCACCACGCAAACGTAATTATCTTCAAATAGCTTTTGATGTTTCACCTGAGGGTCGAAGTTAAGCGGGGCATCAATGGCGAAGTCTAATCGGCCAGAGGCAAGTTCTTTAGTGGTTTCTCTAGGGGAAATGGGCTGTGTTTCTATATTTAAGTGAGGCGCTATTTCTTGTAGTTTGGTAAATAAGCGAGGCAGTAAAATAGCTTCGTTCAAGTCGCCGATGCTTAATCGGAAAAGCTTATCTGCTTCTGCTGGCTCAAAAGAGTCACAGTGCTGAATACTGGTACGCAATAAGCTCAGAGCCTGACGCACTTGCGCGATGATATTTTGCGCCATTGGCGTTGGCACCATGCCTTGAGAAGTGCGAATAAACAGAGGGTCGTCAAAGGTTTCACGAAGTCGGGCAAGTGCGTTACTGACGGCGGGTTGAGTGATTCCCAGAATATGACCTGCTCGAGTCAGGTTTGCCTCAGAATAGATAGCATCAAAAACAACAAACAGGTTCAAGTCTATCTTGCTCAAATTCATAGAATGCCTCAGTTACTACAAACCACCTGGCGCGACATCCCTGAAGTAAGTGTTGTATTTTTCCTTACGCTTTTTCCAGAGTAGCAAAAGCTGTTGTAAAGCGTTAACTAATTATTATAAGTTGGTCATTTTATCGTCATGATGTTTACTGTTACTTGGCAATAGTCGTATAAGAGGAAACCACAGAAGCCGCCTAAGCTTGAGGTTTGACAGCAATAGGCGACAGTATTAGTGGCTTAAAAGGTTGCCCAGATAGGACAGTGATCGGAGGGTTTTTCCATACTCCGAATGGTGTAATCAATGCCTACATCATGGCACTGACTCATCAGTGAAGCAGAAGCTAAAATAAGGTCGATTCGCAAGCCACGCTTTGGCTCCCGTTCAAAGCCACGGCTGCGATAATCAAACCAGCTAAAGTGGCTGTTATCGGTGGGATTTAATTGACGAAAGCTGTCCTGTAATCCCCAGTCTAAAAGCGTTTGCAGCCATTCCCGCTCTTCAGGTAAAAAACTACACTTGCCTGTTCTCAACCAGCGTTTGGCATTGTCGGCACCAATACCAATATCAAGATCAGTATGAGAGACATTCATATCGCCCATGATAATTAAGGAGTCACTGGGTGTATGGTGCTCAGTGACATATTTTAATAGATCTGCGTAAAACTGTTGTTTGGCAGGAAACTTGGTTGGGTGATTGCGACTTTCTCCTTGGGGAAAATAGCCATTAATAATTGTGACTTTGCCTTTTTCAGGGTGAGAGTAGTCGGCGGCGATAAATCGTCTTTGTTGCTCATCTGACGGATAATAGGGGAAGCCTTTAACAACATTGGTTAACGGTGTTTTGCTGAGTAAGGCAACACCATAGTGTGATTTCTCACCATAATAGCTAACCTCATAACCAAGTTCTTGAATGCTGGATAAAGGGAATTGTTCGTCACTAACCTTGATTTCTTGTAAGCCAATCACGTCAGGTTGATGAGATTCTATAAGAGCTTTTAATTGGTGAAGCCGGGCACGGATACCATTGACATTAAATGATATGACTTTCATTGAAAACCTTTTAAATACAATTCTAGATAAAAAATACTACCTTAATAGCAACTTAGCCTAACACTGTAAATAGTCGTTAGCAGTGAAGAAATGAAGGCAATTGGATTATTTTAGAAGCTGATAAGGTTTGCTTATTGTGAAGTAGTTGGCATTGGTTGATTGCCGTGATATGGTGCAAATAATCGAGTCAATAATGAGACAAACAAAAGATCATAATCCATATGCAATAAGGTAAGAAGGTTAACAATAAACGCTTTATGACTTTCATCTGCTTAGGATGCAGTTGCCACAATATAGTCAGCGCAACGATAGCCAAGAAGGTATTTGCACAGGAAAGATAATAAGAATGATATTGACTGTTTAAAGTCAATGGAGGAGTCAATGACAGAGTACGCCCTTCAACTGAATGTGGAAGACCAACTGACAAGGATTGTATACATTGATGAAAACTTTAGTCGTGAAGCGCGCTCGATGCTTTACCACGCCTATCTTGAAGAACCTTCAATTCGTTATTTAATGGATGACTCCAAGCCAAACTATTCGCAGCGTGTACGTGCACTAATTAGAGAGCTTATTAAAGTACATTTTGCTGAAAATCAGCCAGTTATTGGTGTGATGAGGGGGGAGCGGCTAGCGGGCTTTGCTTTTGTTTCAACCCCTGATCACCAAGTAGAATTATTTGAGTCATTACGCTGGCGTTGGCGGCTAATGCTGTCTGTTGGTTTGCAGGCTGCTGAGCGATTTATTAATTATCGAAAAGAAGTGGCTGCCCTCTTAGCGGATAAGCGGTTTTATCGAGTACCATTAGTGGGAATTAATCCAAAATGGCAGCATCAGGGGTATGGACGTTTATTAATGGAGGCTGTGGACAGTCTATGTGAAACTGACCAGGGCTCTGAAGGGGTTGTACTGGATACAGGAAATAGTCGCTACTTGTCGTTTTACAGCTCTCTTGGTTACCAAGAGCTAGGAAAAGTAACGGTAGGCAGTGTGGCTGAGACGGTGTTGGTCAGACCAAACCGAGATCCCCTGCTTGATGAAGCGTAGGCGGCTTGTCAGGTATTTTATATTTAATAATGTGAGCTCATGACAATTAGTTGGCAGATCTTGGTGCCTGAATTCTTGACGTCTTTAATTTTCAGTCAACCTAGCCAGCCTGCATTCCCACTCGTTTCTAGCAAAGTGAACCCATAACAAACAAAGACTTAATTAAAGCTGTTGTATGGGTTGTTTGCCAGATTAAGCGGTATGATCATTTTATTGGTTGAACTTTAGCCCTGTCAGCATGCAGCGAATTTGTAGCTCTAAGAGCTGCTCTGCTGGTGCCCACTTCATTTGTTTGATAGTAAGCAGGTTGCTTACAATGCCTTGAACTCCACATAGTAGGGTTTGACCAATTAATGTGTGATCAGATTCTGCAAATGTTTGTGAGTCACAGCATTTTTTGATTTCGTTGAAAAGTGCTGTGAAATACTGCGATTGCATTATGATTTCGTTGGCTTGTTCATCTTGATCAGGCGTTGAATTTAGCTCTTCAATAGAAAATACAACACGAAAATGGTCAGGGTGCTTTAGCCAATATTGAGCATAAGCCATTAGCAATGATTTAATTTTATTGATGGAGTCCGCATTTTCTTGCTGATCCACTGCAAAATCACTTAACTGAGAAAAAATATCTACCCAGATAAAATGCAATAATGACCGTTTGTTTTCAAAGTAATAATAGAGGGTTCTTGGCGTACACCCAACACGAGCGGCGATTTTTCTGACCGAGACTTGATCTACGCCCTCATTAATAAAAAGTTCTTTGGCAACGCCAATGATTTTACTTCTGATGGCAGCCTGTTCTTCAGGTGATTTAGGCGGCCTGCCTTGCTTCCGTTTTACTGTAGTATCCACTGCTAAAAAGACCTCTTCACACCAGCAGTTCAAATTAAGTCCGTTAATTACTCATCAGAGGGAGTAGGTTTAGTGAATATACCAAATTAAAGAGACCAGAAGCTGACGTAGTTGGAAATCTGCAAACAGAGTAGGGTAATTTTAATCAATTAAGTGAAATATTTTGCATATTTTATTGTAAATAGCTAAACAATTTTAGACAGTGAGATGACTTTTATAGCTCATTTTTAGTCTGTTTTTTCATCAAGTGTTATAAAGATAAAATAAATAATGTTAACTAACAAGCGCTTGAAGTGAGAGAGAAGCACTACTTATCAAGAATGTTTTGCATAATTAATAATCAATTTTAGTTTAAAAAAACATACGACATGAAAGATTGTATATATGTCGAAATTATTGACAGGTCAATAATTTTAGACCATCCTAACACACTCAGTTAACATCCAATAAAATCAAAACAGCGAACAAACAAAGATGAGAACTCCCACATTTACTGAGAAGGAAGCGTTGCAACGGGAAATTGTAGGGGAAAGGTTTCACACTTTGGAGCGCTTTGGTGATCAGCTGAAACAGCAGCTGCTCAAAAGTACTCAATTCACTATTCATACAGCTTGTGAAATCCCTATTAGAGAAGCCAGTGAAGTACCTGAGAGTCTAGAGGTTAAGCAGTTAGACTCAACTCATGAGACGACAAAGCGTGCCTTGATAAATCTATTGACTGATTTTTATAAAGCTGATGAGCAAAGTATTGTTTCAACTAAACGTTTAAGTGGTGTGGTGAGTATTGATGCAGACTGCTTCCTACAATTGAAGCAGTTTAATCAACTGAAAATGTCGCTTAAAGAGGCTATGTTAAAATTGCCTTTCAAAATAAGGCGACATATGCATAAGTATTTGTCGTCACCCGGTCAACCAACAGTTGTTTTACTACAGGCTTATCGACAAGTACCTTTATATTCCAAGGCATTGCTAGCTGAGCAGCCCGGTATTGTAGCTAAGATTCAATTACATTGGCGTCGTAAAGGGGTAGGAGGGAAACAGACGACAGTTGCAGAACTACGGGATCGGTTGATAGCAGAAGCCAATGGCTTGTTTGGTGAGGGGTGCTGCCAAAAGCCATATACTGAGTTCAACTCAGACAATGGTAGGTTAACTCACTTTCGAATGAATATTGAAGCATTAACAGAGTTACCTGATAATGAAGTCTTGTTTGCTGACTATCGACTGATTCGTCCTCATCCACGGGCCAATATATTCTTTGCTGATGAGCGGGGCCAAATACTAACGAAGCCATTGACACCTGTGGCTGTGATGCCCATTTTTATTCATCAAATGGAGTCTTTTTCAACAAAACCGCTTTCTAACCTTACCCCTCGTGATATAAGTCGGGATGGAAAGCAATTAGCTGATGTGCCTGTGACTGAAAACCCATATGCTTTTCGCTATTTAGTGCCTCGCTATAGTTAACATGGTAAAGAGAGTCCAGTTTTACCATCGTTGGAGGCTGTGCTTTACTGTCTGGTAGTGTTGCGAAACCATAGTGGTAACCAAATGAAAAAGCCTCTAGCCAGGTTTTTGGGGGTGGTGATATATGCTTGTGCTGTAATAGGCTGGGCTGAAGAGAGTATTTTGCAAGTCGTGACAGAAGAGTTCCCCCCCTATAACTACACAGACAATCATGAAATTACAGGTATGAGTACAGAAGTCGTTAAAGCTGTGCTTGCTGAGTTAAAGATTAACGCGGATTTTCGCTCCTACCCTTGGGTCAGGGCATATAAAACGGCGTTGACCAAGCCTAATGTTTTAATTTATTCCATAGGTCGCAATGAAAAGCGAGAAAAGCTTTTTAAATGGGTAGGGGTGGTTGCACCAGCAAAGTTTTATTTGTTTGCTTTAAAGCAGCGAGCTGATATTCAACTTAACAAGTTAGAAGAAGCGAAGCAATTTTTGGTGGGTACCTTTCGTGAAAGTGTTCGTGAGCAGTATTTGTTGCAAAAAGGTTTTAAAAAAAATGTCAACATAATCAGTTATTACGATTATAAACGTGGTTTGACTATGTTGGTTAATAAACGCATTGATTTATGGGCAATGAATGAAATGGTTGCTTATTATATATGTAAAAGTATGGGGTATGCTCCAGATAAATTATTACGCCAAGCTTATTTTTTTGCTGAGTTATCTCCAGAGGGCTATTATATGGCCTTTAATAAAGACACAGACGATACGTTAGTCAATAAGCTCCGGCAGGGTTTAATGGCTATAAAAGATAAAGGTATTTTACAAAAAATTCACCAAAAATATGTAAACTGAACGACTCTTGATTTTGGTTGTATGGTAGCCGTTTTTGGCTTAAATTAAATCTTCAATATTATCTTCTCGCTGGTCAGTTATTTTTTTACTTTCTTTATGTTGTGTTTCCTCTTCACCTGTTGGCGTTGCTGGTTGTTGGTCTTGGTGTGTGGCTTCTTGTGATTGCTTAGGTACTTCAGCTTTTGCTATAGACTCAGTGGGTTTAAGTTGAGGGGGGGTGTTAGCGTAATGAATCTGATAGTCGTCCATGGTTTGCAAGCAAGGGATAACACGATTAACTTTCAACATAGTGAGTAAGCCTAGCGGTTGTCCTTCAGCCCCTATAATAAAAATACGTTTTTGTTTTGCTTTTAAAATTTTATGCATGTGGATAATAGTACCAATCCCTGTAGAGTCCATAAATAGTACAGGTCTCAGGTTGACTAAAACATCATCAGTAATTTTATTTGCTAATTGGTCAAAGATATATTTCAGCTTTCGTGACACTTTTGCATCAAAGTGTTCTTTTAAGGAAATAACAACATTTTGTTCTTTTTTATAAATTGAAAAATCCATCAAAGCATCCCTTTCAGTCTTTTTAGTAAGGAGTTAATCGTAGCTGACTTTATTTTCCCTAGTCTCCTGGGCCGGGGGCTATTGCTTTGTTTTAGTACTTCTTACTAGCATAGCTCAAAGTTGGATAAGCCATGTACGACAGTTGGTATCTTGCCTTAGGGTAGGAATGATATTTATTCAGTTGTTTATTATTTTAGCTTTAAATGGTTAAGATCAGCCAATTATTAGAGGTGTCTTTGCTTGCCCAGCTGTTTTTATGACAGTCTGCTTGCTGTAGAGGAGATTGATACGCAATACTAGCAGTATAAACCATAAGCCGTTAATTAGACCATCCTAACACTATGAAAAATACAACATACACGCACATTATTGACTTTTGGTTCAATGAAATCACGCCACAGCAGTGGTGGACAAAAGACGATAATTTTGATCAGTTAATCAGGGACCGCTTTTTACCAATACATACTCAAGCAGTGCAAGGTGAACTGTACCATTGGCGTAATGAAGTGGAAGGGCGTTTAGCTGAGGTGATTATTGTTGATCAATTTTCACGCAATATTTTCCGTAATAAACCTGAAGCTTTTCATTGGGACCCAATGGCTATTGTATTAGCTCAGGAGGCAGTTTTATTGCAGTGGGATACCCGGCTGCCCACTCAGCAACGTGCATTTTTATATATGCCTTACATGCACAGTGAGTCGTTAGTGATTCATGAGCAAGCGGTTAAGTTATTCAGTCAGTCAGGTTTAGAAAGCAATTTAACATTTGAGCTAGAACATAAGGTCATTATTGAACGATTTGGTCGCTACCCTCATCGTAATCAAATAGTAGGTCGTCAGTCGACACCTGAAGAGCTGGCATTTTTAAAGCAACCCGGCTCTAGCTTTTAAAACAATACCGATATTTGTCAAGGAATAAGTTAATGGAATTACTCTATAGTGATGCTTCACCATTTGCGCGGGCGGTACGCATCGTTATACGTCAGTTAGCAATAGATAATGTCAAGGAAACCATCAGCCACCCATTTAACAATGAGCCACTCCTGTTACATGCTAATCCTTTAGGAAAGGTGCCTTGTTTAATCATTGATGATCAGCAGGCTTTGATGGATAGTGAGCTAATATGTGATTATTTGGATCGGCATTGGGGAGAGAACACATTACATCAAACAATGGATAATAATTGGTCACTACGCCGATTTTTTACCTTAACAAAGGGGGGGTTGGAGTTGGCAGTGGCTTATCAGCAAGAAAAACTGAGAAAAGAGCAACAGTGCCAGTCGGCATTTTGGTTGACGCGGTTTAGCCATGGGATCCAACGCAGCTTAATAGAGCTAGAGCAGGCCATTAGAGTATTGCCTGACTCTCCAACTATCGCTCATGTATTTTTAGGCTGTTGCTGCGACTATTTATCATTTCGTCATAGTGAATTACACTGGCAACAGGCGTTTCCAGTGTTGGCTAATTGGTTTGAAAACAACTGCCGTGGAAATGAGTGGTTTACTACCAAGCCGAGAGTTTAGTAGGTAAAGATGAAACAGTGGATTTTTATTGCACTTGGTGTGTGTTGTAGTCTGGTTGGTGGTCTTTTTTTCGCCATTTCTTTTTTTATTTGGTTTTATTTTGATAATCCCTACTCAGAAGGGTTTTCTTTACCTTTTGTGATTACCTTTTTATTGATGATTATCATTGGTAGCTGGATGGTGATAAGGAATAGAAAGCAGTTAAGGCAAATTGAGCAGGAGAGTCTAGAAAAACGCATTCTAACTGCCATTCAGGCCAATGCAGGTCAAGTCACTGCCGCTGAAGTGGCTGTGTTAGCGGGCTGTACCTTAGAGCAAGCAACAGCTCAATTAGATCAGCTATGTGAGAAGGGAATGGGAGAGTTGCAAGTGACGGATGGTGGTAAGCTAGTTTATTTGTTTACTGGGTTTGCTCAAGCAAGTGATAAGGCAACCGCGCGCTCACCACTCGAACCTTAGGTTCAGATCCTATTGCTTGGTGTTTGTTCAAAGATTGTACGTTAAACAAACACCATTACTAATATTAAAGCATTATGAAATTAAGCTGCTTTTTTAAGATTTTTCTTTAATTTTTTTATCTTACTGGCATGCTTTTCCATTTTAGCTTTTCTTTGCTTAAGCTCTTTTTTAAGTTCTTTAACTTTTTTAGTCATTTACGAAACTCCTGCATT is part of the Spartinivicinus poritis genome and harbors:
- a CDS encoding MerR family transcriptional regulator; the protein is MSTTYSISELAKEFAVTTRTIRFYEDKGLLMPMRQGQVRVYSNKDRVHLKLILRGKRLGFSLDECQELIEMYTPGSSNIKQIQALLDKIAAKRQQLNQQFKDIAALQQELDTAEQRCLDALKSTDSSQ
- a CDS encoding DNA replication terminus site-binding protein, with the translated sequence MRTPTFTEKEALQREIVGERFHTLERFGDQLKQQLLKSTQFTIHTACEIPIREASEVPESLEVKQLDSTHETTKRALINLLTDFYKADEQSIVSTKRLSGVVSIDADCFLQLKQFNQLKMSLKEAMLKLPFKIRRHMHKYLSSPGQPTVVLLQAYRQVPLYSKALLAEQPGIVAKIQLHWRRKGVGGKQTTVAELRDRLIAEANGLFGEGCCQKPYTEFNSDNGRLTHFRMNIEALTELPDNEVLFADYRLIRPHPRANIFFADERGQILTKPLTPVAVMPIFIHQMESFSTKPLSNLTPRDISRDGKQLADVPVTENPYAFRYLVPRYS
- a CDS encoding TetR/AcrR family transcriptional regulator, with the translated sequence MDTTVKRKQGRPPKSPEEQAAIRSKIIGVAKELFINEGVDQVSVRKIAARVGCTPRTLYYYFENKRSLLHFIWVDIFSQLSDFAVDQQENADSINKIKSLLMAYAQYWLKHPDHFRVVFSIEELNSTPDQDEQANEIIMQSQYFTALFNEIKKCCDSQTFAESDHTLIGQTLLCGVQGIVSNLLTIKQMKWAPAEQLLELQIRCMLTGLKFNQ
- a CDS encoding DUF924 family protein; translation: MKNTTYTHIIDFWFNEITPQQWWTKDDNFDQLIRDRFLPIHTQAVQGELYHWRNEVEGRLAEVIIVDQFSRNIFRNKPEAFHWDPMAIVLAQEAVLLQWDTRLPTQQRAFLYMPYMHSESLVIHEQAVKLFSQSGLESNLTFELEHKVIIERFGRYPHRNQIVGRQSTPEELAFLKQPGSSF
- a CDS encoding substrate-binding periplasmic protein, encoding MKKPLARFLGVVIYACAVIGWAEESILQVVTEEFPPYNYTDNHEITGMSTEVVKAVLAELKINADFRSYPWVRAYKTALTKPNVLIYSIGRNEKREKLFKWVGVVAPAKFYLFALKQRADIQLNKLEEAKQFLVGTFRESVREQYLLQKGFKKNVNIISYYDYKRGLTMLVNKRIDLWAMNEMVAYYICKSMGYAPDKLLRQAYFFAELSPEGYYMAFNKDTDDTLVNKLRQGLMAIKDKGILQKIHQKYVN
- a CDS encoding STAS domain-containing protein is translated as MDFSIYKKEQNVVISLKEHFDAKVSRKLKYIFDQLANKITDDVLVNLRPVLFMDSTGIGTIIHMHKILKAKQKRIFIIGAEGQPLGLLTMLKVNRVIPCLQTMDDYQIHYANTPPQLKPTESIAKAEVPKQSQEATHQDQQPATPTGEEETQHKESKKITDQREDNIEDLI
- a CDS encoding glutathione S-transferase family protein; the protein is MELLYSDASPFARAVRIVIRQLAIDNVKETISHPFNNEPLLLHANPLGKVPCLIIDDQQALMDSELICDYLDRHWGENTLHQTMDNNWSLRRFFTLTKGGLELAVAYQQEKLRKEQQCQSAFWLTRFSHGIQRSLIELEQAIRVLPDSPTIAHVFLGCCCDYLSFRHSELHWQQAFPVLANWFENNCRGNEWFTTKPRV
- a CDS encoding LysR family transcriptional regulator, coding for MNLSKIDLNLFVVFDAIYSEANLTRAGHILGITQPAVSNALARLRETFDDPLFIRTSQGMVPTPMAQNIIAQVRQALSLLRTSIQHCDSFEPAEADKLFRLSIGDLNEAILLPRLFTKLQEIAPHLNIETQPISPRETTKELASGRLDFAIDAPLNFDPQVKHQKLFEDNYVCVVREGHPVLNNGGLSLDHYLELNHIQILPRFGQADEVDTVLGRLGIQRNVVFTAQHYLVAPLVIRKSDLAMTVPERFARAQQNIRILPLPFEEFPTMEVHLYWHESTDEDSANVWMRCCILDLCEAIDHQPAI
- a CDS encoding GNAT family N-acetyltransferase, coding for MTEYALQLNVEDQLTRIVYIDENFSREARSMLYHAYLEEPSIRYLMDDSKPNYSQRVRALIRELIKVHFAENQPVIGVMRGERLAGFAFVSTPDHQVELFESLRWRWRLMLSVGLQAAERFINYRKEVAALLADKRFYRVPLVGINPKWQHQGYGRLLMEAVDSLCETDQGSEGVVLDTGNSRYLSFYSSLGYQELGKVTVGSVAETVLVRPNRDPLLDEA
- the xthA gene encoding exodeoxyribonuclease III, which codes for MKVISFNVNGIRARLHQLKALIESHQPDVIGLQEIKVSDEQFPLSSIQELGYEVSYYGEKSHYGVALLSKTPLTNVVKGFPYYPSDEQQRRFIAADYSHPEKGKVTIINGYFPQGESRNHPTKFPAKQQFYADLLKYVTEHHTPSDSLIIMGDMNVSHTDLDIGIGADNAKRWLRTGKCSFLPEEREWLQTLLDWGLQDSFRQLNPTDNSHFSWFDYRSRGFEREPKRGLRIDLILASASLMSQCHDVGIDYTIRSMEKPSDHCPIWATF
- a CDS encoding isovaleryl-CoA dehydrogenase, producing the protein MSIVYHSLNFNLGETLDILRQQIHQFAQTKIAPLAADIDRDNAFPNSLWPKLGELGLLGITVEESLGGSGMGYLAHALAMEEISRASASVGLSYGAHSNLCVNQIRRNGTEEQKAKYLPKLISGEHIGALAMSEPGAGSDVVSMQLKAKQEGDHFILNGTKMWITNGPDAHTYVIYAKTAPDKGSKGISAFIVERNTPGFSQAQKLDKLGMRGSNTCELVFDNCKVPTANILGKLNEGVKVLMSGLDYERVVLAAGPVGIMQACMDIVVPYVHERKQFGQAIGEFQLIQGKLADMYTTLNACRAYLYAVAAACDRGETTRKDAAGIILYCAEKATQMALDAIQILGGNGYINEYPTGRLLRDAKLYEIGAGTSEIRRMLIGRELFEETR